In the Hordeum vulgare subsp. vulgare chromosome 7H, MorexV3_pseudomolecules_assembly, whole genome shotgun sequence genome, one interval contains:
- the LOC123412752 gene encoding uncharacterized protein LOC123412752 — MMTTRGSPRLNLLKEVVERHRASPPTGSVEKRRRGSPKEDRAQWNASLEKDLVDLLRQHATPEHKGQNGWSSEAWNKIVKKFHQKNPYARYKKKKIQQKEKELKREYKMIKEIRKQSGVSWDDRQCKILADPPLWKNIIISHPKAGKFKTKGFPLFDALGELHDGQTVEGTYNFTSIKSSQYSTQAQLENLG, encoded by the exons ATGATGACTACTCGAGGATCACCAAGGTTGAACCTCCTGAAAGAAGTTGTCGAAAGGCATAGAGCGTCACCCCCTACAGGGAGTGTGGAAAAGAGGAGGAGAgggtctccaaaag AAGATAGAGCACAATGGAATGCAAGCCTTGAGAAAGATCTCGTGGACTTGCTTCGTCAGCATGCTACACCTGAACACAAGGGTCAAAATGGATGGAGCTCTGAAGCATGGAATAAGATAGTGAAGAAATTCCACCAGAAGAATCCATATGCtaggtacaagaagaagaagatccaacaaaaggagaaagaGTTGAAAAGAGAATATAAGATGATTAAAGAGATAAGGAAGCAAAGCGGTGTTTCATGGGATGACCGGCAGTGCAAGATTCTAGCAGATCCACCACTTTGGAAAAACATTATCATA TCACACCCTAAAGCTGGAAAGTTCAAGACAAAAGGTTTCCCTCTTTTTGACGCTTTGGGAGAATTGCATGATG GACAAACCGTTGAAGGGACATACAACTTCACATCTATCAAGTCATCACAGTACTCAACCCAAGCACAACTCGAGAATCTGGGATGA
- the LOC123410387 gene encoding putative BPI/LBP family protein At1g04970 — protein sequence MAHHHHLLPSLLLLSLFASAAATGDEAHLSAVIGDTGLAFAKDVLIGEAVRSLTPLRLPGAEKAFRLPFLGGIRAAVSNITLFHLDVGDDSVVRLGDSALVVVASGITANISMAWSYSYYSWYFPVEISDSGTASILVQGMEVGTTMEIKNYNGSLALNATQCGCSVKDLVISLDGGASWFYQGFINAFEDHIRAAVEKVIPENIIESTSKLDSLLQGLPRSVSLDNVTSLNMTFVNDPQYGNSSIEFDINGLFASAVAKTSNLQKHPQLSLSCGGASNMLLLSLDEDVFNSALEAYFKAGSMHWVVDKVPDQSLLNTAGWKFIIPRLYWNYPNDDMVLNISMASSPVMRITSDKIGATINADMIIDVLHGTETVPVACISVVVSASGVVEASSNKVYGTVDLDNFSLSLKWSKIGNFHMSLIQGVIRVFLNTVCMPYLNSHLGNGYILPVVHGFTLKDVHVVTDTEQLTLCSDITFANASRLAALPVL from the exons ATGGCCCATCATCACCACCTCCTCCCttcactcctcctcctctccctcttcgcctccgccgcggccaccggcgacgaggcgCACCTCTCCGCGGTGATCGGCGATACGGGCCTGGCCTTCGCCAAGGACGTGCTGATCGGCGAGGCGGTGCGGTCGCTCACCCCGCTCCGCCTTCCCGGGGCGGAGAAGGCCTTCCGCCTGCCCTTCCTCGGCGGCATCCGCGCCGCCGTCTCCAACATCACGCTCTTCCACCTCGACGTGGGGGATGACTCCGTCGTTCGCCTCGGCGACTCGgccctcgtcgtcgtcgcctccgGCATTACCGCCAACATCAGCATGGCCTGgagctactcctactactcctggTACTTCCCCGTGGAGATCTCCGACAGCGGCACCGCTTCGATCCTG GTTCAAGGAATGGAAGTTGGGACAACCATGGAAATCAAGAATTACAATGGAAGTTTGGCTCTGAACGCCACACAATGTGGTTGTTCTGTGAAGGACTTGGTGATATCTCTGGATGGTGGAGCGTCTTGGTTTTATCAAGG GTTTATAAATGCTTTTGAAGACCATATTCGAGCTGCGGTTGAAAAGGTAATACCGGAAAATATTATTGAAAGCACATCAAAACTGGACTCGTTGCTTCAAGGTCTTCCTAGGAGTGTTAGTCTGGACAATGTCACTTCTCTGAACATGACTTTTGTTAATGATCCACAATATGGGAATTCCTCAATTGAGTTTGATATCAATGGATTGTTCGCTTCTGCAGTTGCTAAGACTAGCAATTTGCAGAAGCATCCCCAGCTTTCATTATCTTGTGGTGGAGCATCAAATATGCTTTTGCTTTCACTCGATGAAGATGTATTCAATTCGGCATTAGAGGCTTACTTCAAG GCAGGTTCCATGCATTGGGTTGTGGACAAAGTTCCTGATCAATCTCTACTGAATACAGCAGGCTGGAAATTTATCATTCCTCGCTTGTATTGGAACTATCCAAATGACGACATGGTCTTGAACATTTCGATGGCTTCATCCCCAGTTATGAGGATTACATCTGATAAGATTGGTGCTACCATTAATGCAGACATGATAATTGATGTTTTACATGGCACAGAGACGGTTCCAGTTGCATGCATCTCTGTA GTAGTAAGCGCTTCAGGTGTTGTGGAAGCATCAAGCAATAAAGTATACGGTACAGTTGACTTAGATAATTTCTCTCTATCCTTGAAGTGGAGTAAAATCGGAAACTTCCATATGTCTTTGATTCAG GGAGTGATACGGGTTTTCTTGAACACCGTATGCATGCCGTATCTGAACTCGCACCTGGGGAATGGATATATCTTACCTGTGGTTCATGGCTTCACTTTGAAAGATGTCCATGTAGTTACTGATACCGAGCAGTTGACGCTTTGTTCAGATATTACCTTCGCTAATGCAAGCCGCTTGGCGGCTTTACCAGTTTTGTGA